CAGAACGCTGGTGACGAGATGGCAGCTCCGGGTTAGCTAGGGCAGCCAGAGCGCAGGGCGTCTGACAGGACTCCCCGTCATCGTGCTTGCCGCGTGCCTTGCTGGGCCTGTCGGGCTTGGGCTGGCGGTCCTCGCCTGGATCTTGATCGACGCCCCCAGGCGCCGTAGGCGACACGGCGGACCCCCATTGTCCGATGGTCAGCCGACAGCGGGCGAGTACGCTGCGCGGTTCGAACAGCTCGAGAACGACATCCTGGGACATCGATGATTGCTAGTAGCAGCCCACCAGAAATTGCGCCTTGTCGAGTTTCGATATCTGGCAGCAGAGAGCTGCGGTTGCTGGTCCTCCCGCTGAATCTGGACCCACCGCTGGATCACAGCTGGATCACAGATTCGCGGCACAAGGCGGGTCTAGGAGGACACGGACGGGCACGGAGGAGCGGCAATCTGAGTTCAGACGGACCCCCACGGAGCGGGCGGGACACGCGAGGGCACATCATTAAGACGGTTCGGGACCGTGAGGACGAGGGTTCAAATCCCTCGCCCCCGACCAAATTTGTATTCAAAACCGGCGATTTCTGGCGTCGTCCAGAGCCGACGGGGCACAGCCGGGGCACAGATTCTCCAGGAACTCGGCGGCTGAGCCCGTCCTAAGGTTTCCGCGGACCGCAGATTGAACTCGCTGACGGCAATTTCACAGCCGATATATCAGCGCGCGCACGGCCCCAGGACCGTGCGTCACATCTCTTCGAAAACCCAAGGCTGCGGCTTACACTGCGACCCACGGGTCTGGACCGTGCGGCATGGCTACTGCGCTCGCGACCAGCCCAGCGTCATCACGAAACTCTGCACACGCTTGCGGTCCGGCTTCTTGAAGGTGCCGCCGTCGACCTGGCCCGACGTCCGGACGGAGTCTCACAGCGGACCGCTGCGTTCTCCTTGGCCAGGGCCCGGAACGGATGCATGAACTCCTTGAGGATGGTGCGACCACCGCGGTAACCCAGCTCGCGAATCTCGTCCTAGAGGACCTCGGCGTTGTTCACCGGATCCCTGGAAGCCTGGCCGATTTCTACGTTGCTATGCGGTGTGGACCCCCGCGGCTTTCGCCAGGCCGAGCTCCTCGATCGCTATCTCGCGCATCTTGAACTTCTGGACCTTGCCGGTGACGGTCATCGGAAACCCGTCGACGAACTTCCAGTGGCGCGGGATCTTGTAGGTCGCGACCTTGCCCTTGCACCAGGCCGCCAGCGCATCGCCACTCGCCGAGGCGCCTTCCCGCAGCTTGACCCAGGCCATGACCTCCTCGCCGTACTTCTCCGAGGGCACGCCGATGACCTGCACGTCAGCGATGTCTGGGTGCGAGTAGAGGAACTCCTCCACCTCGCGCGGGTAGATGTTCTCGCCGCCGCGGATGATCATGTCCTTGATGCGGCCGACGATGTTGACGTAGCCCTCGTCGTCCATCGTCGCGAGGTCGCCCGTGTGCATCCAGCGCGCTGGATCGATGGCCTCCCGCGTCGCCTCCTCGTTGTTCCAGTAACCGCGCATGACGATGTAGCCGCGGCTGCACAGCTCGCCGGCCGTGCCGCGCGGCACGACGGCCCCGGTCGCCGGATCGACGACCTTGATCTCGACGTGCGGGTGCACGCGGCCCACCGTGGAGACGCGCCGCTCGAGCGGATCGTCGGTGTTGCACTGAGTCGACACCGGCGACGTCTCCGTCATCCCGTAGGCGATCGTCATCTCCGGGATGTGCATGACGGTCTGGACCTTCTTCATGACCTCCACCGGGCACGGCGAGCCGGCCATGATCCCGGTCCGCAACGAGCTGAAGTCGAACTCGTTGAAGCGCGGATTCTCGAGCTCGCCGATGAACATCGTCGGCACGCCGTAGAGGGACGTGCAGCGTTCCTGCTGCACCGTCTGCATCGTCGCCACCGGGTCGTAGGCCTCGGCGGGGACGACCATCGTCGCGCCGTGCGTGGTGCACGCGAGGTTGCCCAGGACCATGCCGAAGCAGTGGTAGAACGGCACCGGGATGCAGACCCGGTCCCGCTCGGTGTACTCGAGCGTCTCGCCGATGAAGTACCCGTTGTTGAGGATGTTGTGGTGGGTGAGGGTCGCGCCCTTGGGGAATCCGGTCGTGCCCGAGGTGTACTGGATGTTGATCGGGTCGTCGAACTGCAGCGTCGATTCGAGCTCGTGCAGGTCACGCTCGGTGACCTTCGCGGCGTCGCGCTTCAGCGCCTCCCAGCCATCCTCGAGCACGAGCGCCTCGCGCAGCGACGGGCAGCGACCCGTGACCTCGGCGAGCATTGCCCGATAGTCGGCCTGGCGAAATCCCGCGGCCAGGATGAGGAAGCTGATCCCGGACTGGTTGAGCGCGTATTCGAGCTCTGACGTGCGGTACGCGGGGTTGATGTTGACGAGGATGGCGCCGATCGCGGCCGTCGCGTACTGCACGATCACCCACTCATACCGATTGGGCGACCATATGCCGACGCGGTCGCCTTTCTTTACGGCGCGCGCGATCAAGCCGCGGGCAACCTCCTCGCACTGGGCGACGAGATCGCGGTAGGAGGCGCGATAGCTCTGGTGGGAGACGACGAGCGCCTCGTTGTCGCCGAAACGCTCCGCAGTGCGCCGCAGGTTGTGGAAAATCGGCTCGCCCAGAAGCGGCTTGTCGCTGGCGCCGTGAACGTAGCTCAGCTCGTTCATGTGAGACTCCTAGCTAAATGCCACGCCCGCGGGATTTGTCGGAAAACTTGCACGACTAGGCCTCCTTGAAAAATGGCGTGCCCCCTGAAGAATTGGATGAATCTCATCCACATCCGAATAAGGTCGTCAAAGACAGTCGCATGCGGCGCTGATCAATTCATCGGTCGCCGGGTCGCTTCCCAGCAGCGGCGGGACAAGGCTGGTGATGTATCCAAATGCGAGTCCTGACTCGCGATCGCCAAACCCAAGAGCGCCACCGGCGCCGTCGTGACCGAACGATGTTGGTCCCGCAAACGGAATCCGTGCGAATGGCAGATAGAAACCGAGTCCAAAGCGATTTTCCTCAACGGTAATGAGATCTAAGCCTGCAGCTTGAACCTCGCACGCTGCTGATAGCGTTGCGTCGTCGAGCAAACGGACCCCATCAACGTCGTTCATGCAAGCGGCATACATGCGGGCTAGCGCCCTGGCAGTGCTGATGCCGTTGGCTGCTGGAAGCTCAACGGCGTGAACTTCACGAGTGTCGAAGTCTGTCGGATTGATAACGATGTTTGCCTTCGATACGACTGAACTAGGGTCTTGACGAGCTGTGGCAGCTGCGGCGAGGACTTCAGTCCCGCTCCGGTCACCCATCTGAACCGGTATCACTCGGGCTTCGAGGTCCTCTGGAAGTCCGATCCAGAACTCGAGTCCGAGCGGCGCTGCAACTTCGCTCGCGAAGAACTGGGCGATCGACCGGCCTGTGGACCGACGTACAACTTCGTCGACCAATGGACCGATGGTTAATCCGTGGTAACCATGTGCTTTACCCGGTTCCCAGAATGGAGTCTGGGCCGCCAATTCTTCCGTGGCTCGTCTTCCTGCCGCGTATTCGATGACTGGTAGCTGCGAGCTGACAGCCGGGACGCCTGCTTGATGGGTAAGCAGCCAGCGGATGAGCACACGATCTTTGCCGCCTGCTGCGAACTCGGGCCAAACCGACGCCACGGGAGCGTCCAGATCCAATTGGCCGCGTTGGACCAGCATGTTGGCACAAACTGCCAGGGCTCCTTTGGTAGCAGAGAAGAGCAACTGGAGACTATCTGACCGGTAGCTTCCGCCCCAGAGGTCCACAACGCATTCATCTCCAACGTAGATGGAGAGCGCCGCGCCGGCGCCACGTCTTGCGCGAACCACAGACCTGAAAACTGTGTTAACGGGCTCGAAATCGCGATGTGTGTATCCGGAAACGGATTTGTCGTGCACATTCGTCCCGGGCTGCTGGGAGAGTCTATTCATTGTTTTGCCCTCGTCGCCACAACCCGCGGTACAGGCTCGGACCATTCATTGAGACGACTGCTCGAGTCCCATCTCAATGGCTTCCCTACTGGTCCTCGAGTTCCATCTCGAGCGAGTGCAGTTGCTTGCCGCCAGCCATGAGATCGAGCACTTCCTCTCTCTTCTTTTCCCCACGATTGAAATGTGCTGCGATCGATCCACGAATCAGAACGATGAACTCGTCCCCCACCGTCAGCGCGTGGTGGGCGTTGTGAGTTATGAACACGATCGCAATGCCCTTGGCCCGCAACTGCTGGACCAGCCTAAGCACCACAGCTGCTTCGTTGACTCCCAGCGCTGAGGTCGGTTCGTCGAGTATTAAGAGTCGAGCACCGAAGAAGAGCGCCCGCCCAATAGCCAGTGCCTGCTGCTCTCCTCCGGACATGCTGCCAACCAACTGATGGGGATTCGCGACCCGTGTTAGTCCCATCGACCGGGCCTCGCTCAACGCGATCTGCTCCGCCCGGCGCATATCGATCCGTTTGAAGGGCCCCCAGCCCGTCAGCGGTTCGCGACCCACGAAGAAATTGCGCACAACTGACATCAGAGGGAATAGGCCAACGTCCTGGTGCACGGTGGCAATGCCAAGCTCTTGAGCATTGCGAGGCGACGCAAACGTAACCTGTTTGCCGTCCACCCGCACCGCGCCACTCGACGGGGAATAGACCCCCGACATGATCTTGATAAGAGTCGACTTTCCCGCTCCGTTGTCCCCTAGGAGGCATAGGACCTTGCCGGCATACACCGAAACAGTTACGTCGCGCAGGGCCGCTATTGAACCAAA
The nucleotide sequence above comes from Candidatus Dormiibacterota bacterium. Encoded proteins:
- a CDS encoding ATP-binding cassette domain-containing protein; this translates as MTTLPVMELTSVSKSFGSIAALRDVTVSVYAGKVLCLLGDNGAGKSTLIKIMSGVYSPSSGAVRVDGKQVTFASPRNAQELGIATVHQDVGLFPLMSVVRNFFVGREPLTGWGPFKRIDMRRAEQIALSEARSMGLTRVANPHQLVGSMSGGEQQALAIGRALFFGARLLILDEPTSALGVNEAAVVLRLVQQLRAKGIAIVFITHNAHHALTVGDEFIVLIRGSIAAHFNRGEKKREEVLDLMAGGKQLHSLEMELEDQ
- a CDS encoding AMP-binding protein, with the translated sequence MNELSYVHGASDKPLLGEPIFHNLRRTAERFGDNEALVVSHQSYRASYRDLVAQCEEVARGLIARAVKKGDRVGIWSPNRYEWVIVQYATAAIGAILVNINPAYRTSELEYALNQSGISFLILAAGFRQADYRAMLAEVTGRCPSLREALVLEDGWEALKRDAAKVTERDLHELESTLQFDDPINIQYTSGTTGFPKGATLTHHNILNNGYFIGETLEYTERDRVCIPVPFYHCFGMVLGNLACTTHGATMVVPAEAYDPVATMQTVQQERCTSLYGVPTMFIGELENPRFNEFDFSSLRTGIMAGSPCPVEVMKKVQTVMHIPEMTIAYGMTETSPVSTQCNTDDPLERRVSTVGRVHPHVEIKVVDPATGAVVPRGTAGELCSRGYIVMRGYWNNEEATREAIDPARWMHTGDLATMDDEGYVNIVGRIKDMIIRGGENIYPREVEEFLYSHPDIADVQVIGVPSEKYGEEVMAWVKLREGASASGDALAAWCKGKVATYKIPRHWKFVDGFPMTVTGKVQKFKMREIAIEELGLAKAAGVHTA
- a CDS encoding serine hydrolase domain-containing protein yields the protein MVRACTAGCGDEGKTMNRLSQQPGTNVHDKSVSGYTHRDFEPVNTVFRSVVRARRGAGAALSIYVGDECVVDLWGGSYRSDSLQLLFSATKGALAVCANMLVQRGQLDLDAPVASVWPEFAAGGKDRVLIRWLLTHQAGVPAVSSQLPVIEYAAGRRATEELAAQTPFWEPGKAHGYHGLTIGPLVDEVVRRSTGRSIAQFFASEVAAPLGLEFWIGLPEDLEARVIPVQMGDRSGTEVLAAAATARQDPSSVVSKANIVINPTDFDTREVHAVELPAANGISTARALARMYAACMNDVDGVRLLDDATLSAACEVQAAGLDLITVEENRFGLGFYLPFARIPFAGPTSFGHDGAGGALGFGDRESGLAFGYITSLVPPLLGSDPATDELISAACDCL